A single genomic interval of Nitrosomonadales bacterium harbors:
- the ppk2 gene encoding polyphosphate kinase 2: MVAQKTSGKVVSEPQSKAGSSEAAGIAKIDEKNAGTSAASSSPAHAKRNTTRVTKKKTPDLAVVAEIEAVSHEPAALKVAHAPHGSDENSDYAPLPASYPYRTRMRRKEYEAQKAKLQIELLKVQSWVRESGQKIVMLFEGRDAAGKGGTIKRFMEHLNPRAARTVALEKPSDIERGQWYFQRYIQHLPTTGEMVFFDRSWYNRAGVERVMGFCTPNEYLEFMRQTPQIERMMANSGIHLYKYWFSVSREEQLRRFVSRRDDPLKHWKLSPIDIKSLDMWDEYTEAKNAMFFHTDTADSPWVVIKSDDKKRARLNCMKHFLHSLPYPGKDLHVVTAPDPHLVGSGSQVLSSEENLVTKF, from the coding sequence ATGGTTGCGCAAAAAACATCCGGAAAGGTTGTTTCCGAACCCCAATCCAAAGCTGGATCCAGTGAAGCGGCGGGCATTGCAAAGATCGATGAAAAGAACGCGGGTACTTCTGCCGCATCATCCAGCCCCGCACATGCCAAGCGAAATACAACCCGAGTGACAAAAAAGAAAACGCCTGATCTTGCCGTTGTCGCAGAGATCGAGGCGGTGAGCCACGAACCTGCCGCACTCAAGGTGGCGCACGCCCCGCATGGAAGCGACGAGAACAGCGATTACGCCCCTTTGCCAGCCAGCTACCCTTACCGGACGCGGATGCGCCGCAAAGAGTATGAGGCGCAAAAAGCGAAACTGCAGATTGAATTGCTGAAGGTGCAGAGCTGGGTGAGAGAGTCCGGGCAGAAGATTGTGATGTTGTTCGAAGGCCGTGATGCCGCAGGCAAGGGCGGCACGATCAAGCGATTCATGGAACATCTGAATCCGCGTGCGGCACGAACCGTGGCGCTGGAAAAACCTTCCGATATCGAACGCGGCCAGTGGTATTTCCAGCGTTATATCCAGCATCTTCCTACTACCGGTGAAATGGTGTTCTTCGATCGTTCCTGGTACAACCGGGCCGGTGTGGAGCGCGTGATGGGCTTCTGTACACCAAACGAATATCTTGAGTTCATGCGCCAGACGCCGCAGATCGAGCGCATGATGGCCAACAGCGGCATCCACCTGTACAAATACTGGTTCTCGGTGAGTCGCGAAGAGCAATTGCGCCGCTTCGTCTCGCGCCGTGACGATCCGCTCAAGCACTGGAAACTTTCACCCATCGACATCAAATCCCTGGATATGTGGGACGAGTATACCGAGGCGAAGAACGCGATGTTCTTCCACACCGATACCGCCGATTCGCCGTGGGTGGTCATCAAGTCCGACGACAAGAAGCGCGCCCGACTGAATTGTATGAAGCATTTCCTGCACAGCCTGCCGTATCCCGGCAAGGACCTGCATGTGGTGACTGCTCCAGATCCGCATCTGGTCGGGTCGGGTTCGCAAGTGCTGTCCAGCGAAGAAAACCTGGTTACGAAGTTCTAG
- a CDS encoding DUF3106 domain-containing protein, whose amino-acid sequence MNPILKALIAAGIAVSFSLNALAAEVAPAGSVPYVKEHMQRMERMKSMTQEQRVKEREAMRKEMQNLTPEQRAEHRKAMREYRDDMSPEERKEMRENRREEMRNMSPEQRAERRKEMREYWNNMPPEERKAMRNKMREDMRNMSPEERREHRKEMRERFDKMSPEERQQFKRDLGKPCGGQRSMEDCPMGGPGPAR is encoded by the coding sequence ATGAACCCCATCCTGAAAGCCCTGATCGCCGCCGGTATTGCCGTCTCCTTCAGCCTGAACGCGCTTGCCGCAGAGGTTGCGCCGGCCGGCTCTGTCCCTTATGTGAAGGAACACATGCAGCGCATGGAACGCATGAAGTCCATGACTCAGGAACAGCGCGTAAAGGAACGCGAGGCGATGCGCAAGGAAATGCAGAACCTGACGCCGGAGCAGCGCGCCGAACACCGCAAGGCGATGCGCGAATACCGGGACGACATGTCACCCGAAGAACGCAAGGAGATGCGCGAAAACAGGCGGGAAGAGATGAGAAACATGTCGCCGGAACAGCGTGCGGAACGCCGCAAGGAAATGCGCGAGTACTGGAACAACATGCCGCCGGAGGAACGCAAGGCCATGCGTAACAAAATGCGCGAGGACATGAGGAACATGTCCCCGGAAGAGCGCAGGGAACACCGCAAGGAGATGCGAGAACGTTTCGACAAGATGTCGCCCGAAGAGCGTCAGCAGTTCAAGCGTGACCTGGGCAAACCGTGCGGCGGGCAGCGTTCGATGGAAGATTGCCCGATGGGCGGCCCCGGACCGGCGCGATGA
- a CDS encoding ATP-dependent DNA helicase, with amino-acid sequence MSLEVERFFSEQSPLATEVASFRPRAQQREMALKVAEAIKDNAILVVEAGTGTGKTFAYLVPALLNGGKVIISTGTKNLQDQLFRKDLPMVRDALKAPVSVALLKGRANYVCHYHLARTESDGMFKTREDIKHLGKIKHYAKVSDSGDKGGLADVPENAPIWMTVTSTRDNCLGQECPNHKECFVLKARSEAMQADIVVVNHHLFFADVMLRDEGVAELLPACNTVIFDEAHQLPETASLFFGETLSTTLLLDLARDTRIEAAASAKDFAPLPKACDELDKAARDLRLVFKKEGRMPALATENFKEFAPALKTLGEKLAMLSGLLEKQAERSEGLDNCWQRAQALAQQLNEWQKGDEPGQVRWLEVFHHSLQLNTTPLSIADIFEKQIDGSARAWIFTSATLAVKQDFSHYQGEMGLLKAQTACWDSPFDYGTQSLLYVPNNLPEPNSEGYTGAVVQAALPLIEASRGRAFLLFTSLRAMQRAHDLLVAEFDMRGWDYPLMLQGEGSRSELLTRFRDHGNAVLLGSQSFWEGVDVRGEALSLVVIDKLPFAPPDDPVLAARIEQLKKQGRNAFMEYQLPRAIINLKQGAGRLIRDETDRGVLMICDPRIIGKHYGRRIWQSLPPMKRTREEAEAVAFFNRPTGST; translated from the coding sequence GTGTCCCTCGAAGTCGAACGTTTCTTTTCCGAGCAAAGCCCGCTAGCCACCGAGGTCGCGTCGTTCCGTCCGCGCGCGCAGCAGCGCGAGATGGCGCTGAAGGTGGCTGAGGCGATCAAGGACAACGCGATCCTCGTCGTCGAGGCCGGAACGGGGACGGGCAAGACCTTCGCCTACCTGGTACCCGCGCTGCTCAACGGCGGCAAGGTGATCATCTCGACCGGTACCAAGAACCTGCAGGACCAGTTGTTCCGGAAAGACCTGCCGATGGTGCGCGACGCGCTCAAGGCTCCGGTGTCGGTGGCGCTGCTCAAGGGGCGCGCCAATTATGTGTGCCATTACCATCTGGCGCGCACCGAATCGGACGGGATGTTCAAGACGCGCGAGGACATCAAGCATCTGGGCAAGATCAAGCACTACGCCAAGGTCAGCGACTCGGGCGACAAGGGCGGGTTGGCCGACGTGCCGGAGAATGCACCGATCTGGATGACCGTCACCTCGACGCGCGACAACTGCCTGGGGCAGGAATGCCCGAACCACAAGGAATGCTTCGTGCTCAAGGCGCGCAGCGAGGCGATGCAGGCGGACATCGTGGTGGTGAACCATCACCTGTTCTTCGCCGACGTGATGCTGCGCGACGAGGGCGTGGCCGAGTTGCTGCCCGCCTGCAACACGGTGATCTTCGACGAGGCGCACCAGTTGCCGGAGACGGCCAGCCTGTTCTTCGGCGAGACCCTGTCCACCACGCTGTTGCTCGACCTGGCGCGCGACACGCGCATCGAGGCGGCGGCATCGGCCAAGGATTTTGCGCCGCTGCCCAAGGCCTGCGACGAATTGGACAAGGCCGCGCGCGACCTGCGGTTAGTGTTCAAGAAGGAAGGCCGGATGCCCGCCCTGGCGACGGAGAATTTCAAGGAGTTCGCGCCCGCGCTGAAGACCCTGGGCGAGAAATTGGCCATGCTCTCCGGCCTGCTGGAGAAACAGGCGGAACGCAGCGAGGGGCTGGACAATTGCTGGCAACGCGCGCAGGCATTGGCACAACAGTTGAATGAATGGCAAAAAGGCGACGAACCGGGGCAGGTGCGCTGGCTGGAAGTGTTCCATCACTCGCTGCAACTCAACACCACGCCGTTGTCCATCGCGGACATCTTCGAAAAACAGATCGATGGCAGCGCGCGCGCCTGGATATTCACTTCCGCGACGCTGGCGGTGAAACAGGATTTCTCGCACTACCAGGGCGAGATGGGGCTGCTCAAGGCACAGACCGCCTGCTGGGACAGTCCGTTCGACTATGGCACGCAAAGCCTGCTGTACGTCCCGAATAACCTGCCCGAACCGAACAGCGAAGGCTATACCGGGGCGGTGGTACAGGCCGCGTTACCGCTGATCGAGGCCAGCAGGGGCCGCGCCTTCCTGTTGTTCACCAGCCTGCGCGCGATGCAACGCGCCCACGACTTGCTGGTCGCCGAGTTCGACATGCGCGGCTGGGACTATCCGTTGATGCTGCAGGGCGAAGGCTCGCGCAGCGAGTTGCTGACGCGCTTCCGCGACCACGGCAACGCGGTGCTGCTGGGCAGCCAGTCGTTCTGGGAGGGCGTGGACGTGCGCGGCGAGGCTCTGTCGCTGGTCGTCATCGACAAGCTGCCGTTCGCCCCGCCGGACGACCCGGTACTGGCGGCGCGCATCGAACAATTGAAGAAACAGGGGCGTAACGCGTTCATGGAATACCAGTTGCCGCGCGCGATCATCAACCTCAAACAGGGTGCGGGGCGGTTGATCCGCGATGAGACCGACCGGGGCGTGCTGATGATCTGCGACCCGCGCATCATCGGCAAACACTACGGCAGGCGCATCTGGCAGAGCCTGCCGCCGATGAAGCGCACCCGCGAGGAAGCGGAAGCGGTGGCGTTCTTCAACCGGCCGACAGGATCAACCTAG
- a CDS encoding HAMP domain-containing protein encodes MFVPKTLLVRAFLLIVVLIALSFAASVAMFRHAVQEPRAKQMAQLVVSTVNLTRAAVLSSAPEWRGALLAELRDSEGMRVQLSDASDVLVPMPDHPPELRRMMEEVRERLGDGTRFAAVRNGEAALWVSFHIGEDEFWLALPRERIEHPVSQMLLTWAGIVLLLALAGAYLIARQVAQPLKRIVRAAQQTGRGEMPEPLPERGAQEIVTLSRAFNQMSADLTANERERALVLAGISHDLRTPLARVRLAAELSADESLREGLSADVEQMDAVIRQFLDYARLDENEAVAPTDVSALIREVAQRFRTQAVSLTLELPPLLQQNIRPLLFKRALANLLDNAVKYGGGEITVRFAREQDTLVLSVMDRGTGIPDAQRETAKRPFVRLDVARGDAGGAGLGLAIVERAARLHGGTFGLHDRDGGGLEARLILSAG; translated from the coding sequence ATGTTCGTGCCGAAGACGTTGCTGGTCCGCGCCTTCCTGCTCATCGTGGTGCTGATCGCGCTGTCGTTCGCCGCATCGGTGGCGATGTTCCGTCATGCGGTACAGGAGCCGCGCGCAAAGCAGATGGCACAACTGGTTGTGTCCACGGTCAACCTGACGCGTGCCGCCGTACTGTCCTCCGCTCCGGAATGGCGCGGCGCGCTGCTTGCGGAATTGCGCGATTCCGAAGGGATGCGCGTCCAGTTGTCCGACGCATCGGATGTGCTGGTTCCGATGCCGGACCATCCGCCCGAATTGCGCCGGATGATGGAGGAGGTGCGCGAGCGGTTGGGCGACGGCACCCGCTTCGCGGCAGTCCGTAACGGCGAGGCGGCTCTGTGGGTGAGCTTCCACATCGGCGAAGACGAGTTCTGGCTGGCGCTGCCGCGCGAACGCATCGAGCATCCTGTTTCCCAGATGTTGCTGACATGGGCTGGCATCGTGCTGTTGCTGGCGTTGGCCGGTGCCTACCTCATCGCGCGCCAGGTGGCGCAGCCGTTGAAACGGATCGTACGGGCGGCGCAGCAGACGGGGCGTGGGGAGATGCCGGAGCCGCTTCCGGAACGCGGCGCGCAAGAGATCGTCACGCTGTCGCGCGCCTTCAACCAGATGTCCGCCGACCTGACCGCCAACGAGCGTGAGCGCGCTCTTGTGCTGGCCGGCATCTCGCACGACTTGCGTACGCCGCTGGCGCGCGTGCGGCTTGCGGCTGAACTGAGCGCGGACGAATCGCTGCGCGAGGGGTTATCCGCCGATGTGGAGCAGATGGATGCGGTGATCCGGCAGTTTCTCGACTATGCCCGCCTCGACGAGAACGAAGCGGTCGCACCGACCGATGTTTCCGCGCTGATACGCGAAGTTGCGCAACGTTTCCGTACGCAGGCCGTATCGCTGACGCTCGAATTGCCGCCGCTCCTGCAACAGAACATCCGCCCGCTGCTGTTTAAACGCGCGCTCGCCAACCTGCTGGATAATGCCGTCAAATACGGCGGCGGCGAGATCACCGTGCGGTTCGCCCGGGAACAGGACACGCTCGTTCTGTCGGTCATGGATCGCGGAACGGGCATACCCGATGCGCAGCGTGAAACGGCGAAGCGTCCGTTCGTCCGGCTGGATGTGGCGCGTGGCGATGCGGGCGGGGCTGGGTTGGGGCTGGCTATCGTCGAACGTGCGGCACGCCTGCATGGCGGGACATTCGGCCTGCACGACCGTGACGGCGGCGGGTTGGAGGCTAGGTTGATCCTGTCGGCCGGTTGA
- a CDS encoding ZIP family metal transporter: protein MSVLLWIVAASAVGGVLSILCAALFAMNARAHWVSALVSYAIGALLGAVFLDILPEAMERGTSAAAVSGTVLAGIMLFFTMEKLLLWRHCHHDHCEVHEPHEHNAHGRSGTLIMIGDTFHNFVDGIIIAAAFLVDVKLGVVTALAIIAHEIPQEVGDFMILLHSGYSKARALMLNLLSSLATLVGGVLAYFALQSMQSAVPTLLSLAAASMIYVAVADLIPGLHKRTRLRDTLEQVVLIVLGVSSILLVKLLVGE, encoded by the coding sequence ATGAGCGTCCTGCTGTGGATCGTCGCTGCCAGTGCCGTCGGCGGTGTACTGAGCATATTGTGCGCAGCGTTGTTCGCAATGAACGCGCGCGCGCACTGGGTGAGCGCGCTGGTCAGCTATGCCATCGGCGCGTTGCTCGGTGCGGTGTTCCTCGACATCCTGCCCGAGGCGATGGAGCGCGGCACGAGCGCTGCAGCGGTGAGCGGTACGGTGCTGGCCGGCATCATGCTGTTCTTCACGATGGAGAAGCTGCTGCTGTGGCGGCATTGCCATCATGACCATTGCGAGGTGCATGAACCGCACGAACATAATGCGCACGGCCGCAGCGGTACGCTGATCATGATCGGCGATACCTTCCACAACTTCGTCGATGGCATCATCATCGCGGCGGCGTTCCTGGTCGATGTCAAGTTGGGCGTCGTCACCGCGCTGGCGATCATCGCGCATGAGATACCGCAGGAAGTCGGCGATTTCATGATCCTGCTTCATTCCGGTTACAGCAAGGCCCGCGCGTTGATGCTTAACCTGCTGTCCAGCCTGGCTACGCTGGTGGGCGGCGTGCTGGCCTATTTCGCGCTGCAATCCATGCAGAGTGCGGTTCCTACGCTGCTGTCGCTGGCGGCAGCCAGCATGATCTACGTTGCGGTGGCCGATCTGATCCCCGGCCTGCACAAGCGTACCCGGTTGCGCGACACGCTGGAACAGGTGGTGCTGATCGTTCTGGGCGTATCGTCCATTCTGCTGGTCAAACTGCTGGTCGGTGAATGA
- a CDS encoding DUF3330 domain-containing protein, with protein sequence MSQERDLPEVEKIPCDVCTREVPLSEAKISEAEDYVAHFCGLECYAKWKEQSEESGKK encoded by the coding sequence ATGTCCCAAGAACGCGATTTGCCGGAAGTCGAAAAAATCCCGTGCGATGTCTGTACCAGGGAGGTTCCGCTGTCCGAAGCGAAGATTTCTGAGGCCGAAGACTATGTTGCCCATTTTTGCGGGCTGGAATGCTACGCAAAATGGAAGGAGCAGAGCGAGGAATCAGGCAAGAAGTAA
- the radA gene encoding DNA repair protein RadA translates to MAKAKTIYSCTECGGQTPKWQGQCPHCMEWNTLIESVAETVTKGGNRFSALAASGRVQMLSEVEAAEVPRTPTGIEEFDRVLGGGLVEGAVVLIGGDPGIGKSTLLLQVLAHLSNKQNTLYVSGEESAQQIALRARRLSLDARSLRLLPEIQLERIQASIAADKPDIVVIDSIQTVYSEQLTSAPGSVAQVRECAAQLTRIAKSSGITMILVGHVTKEGALAGPRVLEHIVDTVLYFEGDTHSSFRLIRAFKNRFGAVNELGVFAMTEKGLREVSNPSALFLSQHGEQVAGSCVMVTQEGTRPLLVEIQALLDEAHSPNVRRLSLGLEQNRLAMLLAVLHRHAGIACFDQDVFINAVGGVKITEPGADLAVILAMVSSLRNRPLPEKLVVFGEVGLAGEVRPVQRGQERLREAAKLGFTQAIIPKANAPKQKIAGIEVIAVERVEQAVERMRG, encoded by the coding sequence ATGGCAAAGGCAAAAACGATCTATTCCTGCACCGAGTGCGGCGGTCAGACCCCCAAGTGGCAGGGGCAGTGCCCGCATTGCATGGAGTGGAACACCCTGATCGAGTCGGTCGCGGAGACCGTCACCAAGGGCGGCAACCGTTTCAGCGCGCTGGCGGCGTCGGGCCGTGTGCAGATGCTCTCCGAAGTCGAGGCGGCGGAAGTGCCGCGTACGCCGACCGGCATCGAGGAGTTCGACCGGGTGCTGGGCGGCGGGCTGGTCGAGGGCGCGGTGGTGCTGATCGGCGGCGACCCGGGCATCGGCAAATCCACGCTGCTGCTGCAAGTGCTGGCGCATCTGTCGAACAAGCAGAACACCTTGTATGTCAGCGGCGAGGAATCGGCGCAGCAGATCGCACTGCGCGCCAGGCGCCTGTCGCTGGACGCGCGCAGCCTGCGCCTGCTGCCCGAGATACAACTGGAAAGGATCCAGGCGAGCATCGCGGCAGACAAGCCGGACATAGTGGTGATCGATTCGATCCAGACGGTGTATTCCGAGCAGCTCACGTCCGCGCCGGGCTCGGTGGCACAGGTGCGCGAATGCGCGGCGCAACTGACGCGCATCGCCAAGAGCAGCGGCATCACCATGATCCTGGTCGGGCATGTGACGAAAGAGGGCGCGCTGGCCGGGCCGCGCGTGCTGGAGCACATCGTCGATACCGTGCTGTATTTCGAGGGCGATACCCATTCCAGCTTCCGGCTGATCCGCGCGTTCAAGAACCGCTTCGGCGCGGTGAACGAACTCGGCGTGTTCGCGATGACCGAGAAGGGGTTGCGCGAAGTCAGCAATCCTTCCGCGCTGTTCCTGTCGCAACACGGCGAGCAGGTCGCCGGTTCGTGCGTGATGGTCACGCAGGAAGGCACGCGGCCGCTGCTGGTGGAGATCCAGGCGCTGCTCGACGAGGCGCATTCGCCCAATGTGCGGCGCCTGTCGCTGGGTTTGGAGCAGAACCGGCTGGCGATGCTGCTGGCGGTGCTGCACCGCCATGCCGGTATCGCCTGTTTCGATCAGGACGTGTTCATCAACGCGGTCGGCGGCGTGAAGATCACCGAGCCGGGTGCGGATCTGGCGGTGATCCTCGCGATGGTCTCCAGCTTGCGCAACCGGCCGCTGCCGGAGAAACTGGTGGTGTTCGGCGAAGTCGGACTGGCGGGCGAGGTGCGTCCGGTGCAGCGCGGCCAGGAACGCCTGCGCGAGGCCGCCAAGCTGGGCTTTACTCAGGCCATCATCCCGAAAGCCAACGCGCCGAAACAGAAGATCGCCGGCATCGAGGTCATCGCGGTGGAGCGCGTCGAGCAGGCGGTCGAGCGGATGCGCGGTTGA
- a CDS encoding YaiI/YqxD family protein has product MQIWVDADACPKVIKEILFRAAERRQIPLTLVANKMLYCPPSKVIRAMQVPAGFDVADNKIAELVAPGDLVITADIPLAAQVIAKGGHALNPRGEFYTRDTIQERLTMRDFMDNLRGSGVDTGGPPAFNQSDRQAFANQLDRFLAKYARGSGTATFLPSP; this is encoded by the coding sequence ATGCAGATTTGGGTAGACGCCGACGCCTGTCCGAAGGTGATCAAGGAGATCCTGTTTCGCGCGGCGGAGCGGCGGCAGATACCGCTGACGCTGGTGGCGAACAAGATGCTGTATTGCCCGCCATCGAAGGTGATCCGCGCGATGCAGGTGCCGGCGGGTTTCGATGTGGCGGACAACAAGATCGCCGAATTGGTGGCGCCGGGCGATCTGGTGATCACCGCCGATATCCCGCTGGCCGCGCAGGTCATCGCGAAAGGCGGGCATGCATTGAATCCGCGCGGGGAGTTTTATACCAGGGACACCATTCAGGAGCGGCTGACGATGCGCGATTTCATGGACAACCTGCGCGGCAGCGGCGTGGACACGGGCGGGCCTCCGGCATTCAACCAGAGCGACCGCCAGGCGTTCGCGAATCAACTGGACCGGTTTCTGGCGAAGTACGCGAGGGGTAGTGGAACGGCCACGTTTTTACCCTCTCCCTAG
- the ompR gene encoding two-component system response regulator OmpR translates to MDNPYRILIIDDDARLRELLLRYLSEQSFTAKAVADGNALDKALRLNRYHLLVLDLMLPGEDGLAILRRLRAAGENVPVILLTAKGDEVDRIIGLEMGADDYLPKPFNPRELLARINAVLRRKGTQPIGAPDTEEKIVAFGDCELNLATRVLIRAAVPVALTTGEFALLKALVTHPRQPLSRDKLMELARGRDHDPFDRAIDVQVSRLRKLVEPDPGKPRFIQTVWGHGYVFVPDGVKS, encoded by the coding sequence ATGGACAATCCTTACCGCATCCTGATCATCGACGACGACGCGCGCCTGCGCGAGTTGTTGCTGCGCTACCTTTCCGAGCAGAGTTTCACGGCCAAGGCGGTGGCGGACGGCAACGCACTGGACAAGGCATTGCGGCTGAACCGTTACCACCTGCTGGTGCTCGACCTGATGTTGCCCGGCGAGGACGGTCTTGCCATCCTGCGCAGGCTGCGCGCGGCGGGGGAGAACGTGCCGGTGATCCTGCTTACCGCCAAGGGGGACGAGGTCGATCGCATCATCGGCCTGGAGATGGGCGCGGACGACTATCTTCCCAAGCCGTTCAACCCGCGTGAACTGCTGGCACGCATCAACGCGGTGCTGCGCCGCAAGGGTACGCAACCGATCGGCGCACCCGATACCGAGGAAAAGATCGTTGCCTTTGGAGATTGCGAGCTGAATCTGGCCACGCGCGTGCTGATCCGGGCGGCCGTGCCGGTCGCGCTGACCACCGGCGAATTCGCGCTGCTCAAGGCGCTGGTCACGCATCCGCGACAGCCGTTGTCGCGCGACAAGCTGATGGAGTTGGCGCGCGGCCGAGACCATGACCCGTTCGACCGTGCTATCGATGTGCAGGTGTCGCGCTTGCGCAAGCTGGTGGAACCGGATCCGGGCAAACCCCGTTTCATCCAGACGGTGTGGGGACATGGTTACGTTTTTGTGCCTGATGGGGTGAAGTCTTGA
- a CDS encoding transposase produces the protein MSNYRRAYLPGGIYFFTVVTFNRVPIFTDENRVEALRQAFRKVMATRPFEIDAMVILPEHLHCIWRMPEGDADFSSRWREIKKAASRQIGTATNARNERMVWQRRFWEHAIRDEEDWRRHVDYIHYNPVKHGLVNRPGDWAWSSFGNAVSKGWYEESWGASEPATLVGMDCE, from the coding sequence GTGAGCAACTATCGCAGGGCCTATCTCCCCGGCGGCATTTACTTCTTTACCGTCGTCACCTTCAATCGCGTCCCGATCTTTACCGATGAGAATCGCGTCGAAGCGCTCAGGCAGGCATTCCGCAAGGTGATGGCAACCCGTCCGTTCGAGATCGACGCGATGGTGATCCTGCCCGAACACTTGCACTGTATCTGGCGCATGCCGGAAGGCGATGCCGATTTCTCTTCGCGCTGGCGCGAGATCAAGAAGGCGGCTTCGCGCCAGATCGGCACCGCGACCAATGCGCGCAACGAGCGCATGGTGTGGCAGCGCAGATTCTGGGAACATGCCATTCGCGATGAGGAGGACTGGCGCAGGCACGTGGATTACATTCATTACAATCCGGTGAAACACGGGTTGGTGAACCGCCCCGGCGATTGGGCATGGTCGTCGTTCGGCAATGCGGTGAGCAAGGGGTGGTATGAGGAATCATGGGGTGCGAGCGAACCGGCAACCCTAGTTGGGATGGATTGCGAATGA
- the rimO gene encoding 30S ribosomal protein S12 methylthiotransferase RimO produces MSKTRSPAKVGFVSLGCPKATVDSEHILTRLRAEGYLISGSYQDADLVVVNTCGFIDSAVEESLDAIGEALAENGKVIVTGCLGAKGDVVRQAHPRVLAVTGPHATDEVMDAVHAHLPKLHDPYTDLVPPQGIRLTPQHFAYLKISEGCNHRCTFCIIPSLRGDLVSRPVGDVMEEARRLVDAGVKELLVISQDTSAYGVDVKYRTGFWGGRPLKTRMTELAAALGELGAWVRLHYVYPYPHVDEVIPLMAQGKILPYLDIPFQHANPRILRLMKRPGSSENVLARVRQWRETCPDLTLRSTFIVGFPGETEEEFEELLDFIEEAQLDRVGAFAYSPVEGAAANDLPDHIPPEVQQERLARLMLLQEEISEERLKRKIGKAITVLVDEVDEDGAIARSSADAPEIDGLVYIDNGQQLQVGDFAEVVVTDSDEHDLWAETLRS; encoded by the coding sequence ATGAGTAAAACCAGAAGTCCGGCCAAAGTTGGTTTCGTTTCGCTCGGCTGCCCGAAGGCGACCGTCGATTCCGAGCATATCCTGACGCGCCTGCGTGCCGAGGGCTACCTGATCTCCGGCTCCTATCAGGATGCCGACTTGGTGGTGGTGAACACCTGCGGCTTCATCGACAGTGCAGTGGAGGAATCGCTGGATGCGATCGGCGAGGCGCTGGCAGAAAATGGCAAGGTGATCGTCACCGGCTGTCTTGGAGCGAAGGGCGATGTGGTACGGCAGGCTCATCCCAGGGTGCTGGCGGTGACCGGCCCACACGCGACCGACGAGGTGATGGACGCGGTGCATGCGCACTTGCCGAAGTTGCACGATCCCTACACCGACCTTGTGCCGCCGCAGGGCATCCGTCTTACGCCGCAGCACTTCGCCTACCTGAAGATTTCCGAAGGTTGCAATCACCGCTGCACGTTCTGCATCATCCCCAGCCTGCGCGGCGACCTGGTCAGCCGCCCGGTCGGCGATGTGATGGAGGAGGCGCGCCGACTGGTCGATGCAGGTGTCAAGGAGTTGCTGGTGATTTCGCAGGATACCTCGGCCTATGGGGTGGACGTGAAGTACCGCACCGGCTTCTGGGGCGGACGGCCGTTGAAGACGCGCATGACCGAACTGGCCGCCGCACTGGGCGAATTGGGCGCATGGGTGCGGCTGCATTACGTCTACCCGTATCCGCACGTGGACGAAGTGATCCCGCTGATGGCGCAAGGAAAGATACTGCCGTACCTGGATATACCGTTCCAGCATGCCAACCCGCGTATCCTCCGGCTGATGAAGCGTCCGGGCAGCAGCGAGAATGTGCTGGCGCGCGTCAGGCAATGGCGCGAGACCTGTCCTGACCTGACGCTGCGCAGCACTTTCATCGTCGGCTTCCCCGGTGAGACCGAAGAGGAATTCGAGGAGTTGCTCGACTTCATCGAGGAAGCGCAACTGGATCGTGTCGGCGCCTTTGCCTACTCCCCGGTCGAGGGAGCGGCAGCCAATGACCTGCCCGATCACATTCCGCCGGAGGTTCAGCAGGAACGCCTCGCGCGGCTGATGCTGTTGCAGGAAGAGATCAGCGAGGAGCGGCTCAAACGCAAGATCGGCAAGGCCATCACGGTGCTGGTCGATGAGGTGGACGAAGATGGCGCCATCGCGCGCAGTTCTGCGGATGCGCCGGAGATCGACGGGTTGGTCTACATCGACAACGGCCAGCAGTTACAAGTCGGCGACTTTGCCGAGGTCGTTGTTACAGATTCCGACGAGCACGATCTGTGGGCGGAAACCCTGCGGAGTTAG